The proteins below are encoded in one region of Patescibacteria group bacterium:
- a CDS encoding DNA adenine methylase: MSWTKFESLPNYFGGKRKLVQDIFKHIKKKDGVFIDAFLGGGSVSLWAKAKGYKVVCNDIAERSVIVGKALIENSRHQITDEDLARLFIETKHKSFIEQNYVPKVFVKQIAEFLDNAFVMVRDNFIPGSTKQYLMYHLLIKFIGSTRQFGKFTHTRDTIDLSNESYDWPLRSKSHAPKNIRMIEHPLIGLLHLKNVINRGIFDNHQENEVHKGDVFDFLKRASGDVVYFDPPYPESSAYENEYYVLDCILAEKKITKEVSVFSKADAKIFLEKMFECSRHIPQWIISLGQTNPDTGIKPDELLKVVRKFRKAEVEMLDHKWSVSNAGGRPQSDNIEYIVYTL, encoded by the coding sequence ATGTCGTGGACAAAATTTGAATCATTGCCGAATTACTTCGGCGGAAAAAGAAAACTGGTGCAGGACATCTTCAAGCACATTAAGAAAAAAGATGGCGTGTTTATAGATGCATTTCTCGGCGGCGGCTCGGTGAGTTTATGGGCGAAAGCCAAAGGATACAAAGTCGTTTGCAACGACATTGCCGAGCGATCCGTTATTGTCGGCAAAGCTCTTATTGAAAACTCGCGGCATCAAATCACCGATGAGGACCTAGCCCGCCTTTTTATAGAAACCAAACACAAAAGTTTTATTGAGCAAAACTATGTCCCAAAAGTATTCGTCAAACAAATCGCCGAATTTTTGGACAACGCCTTCGTGATGGTTCGGGACAACTTTATTCCAGGAAGCACCAAGCAATATCTGATGTACCATCTTCTCATTAAATTTATTGGAAGCACCCGGCAGTTCGGAAAATTCACACATACGAGAGACACCATCGACCTCTCAAACGAAAGCTATGATTGGCCGCTTCGTTCGAAATCCCACGCGCCAAAAAACATCCGCATGATCGAGCACCCGCTGATTGGACTCTTGCATCTCAAGAATGTAATCAATCGCGGCATTTTTGATAACCATCAAGAAAACGAAGTTCACAAAGGAGATGTGTTTGATTTTTTGAAAAGAGCAAGCGGCGATGTGGTCTATTTTGACCCGCCCTATCCAGAATCAAGCGCATACGAAAATGAATACTATGTCCTTGATTGCATCTTGGCCGAAAAGAAAATCACGAAAGAAGTGAGCGTGTTTTCAAAGGCCGATGCTAAAATATTTCTCGAAAAAATGTTTGAGTGTTCACGGCATATTCCACAATGGATCATTTCGCTTGGCCAAACCAATCCCGATACTGGCATAAAACCAGATGAGCTTTTGAAGGTGGTGCGAAAATTCAGAAAAGCAGAGGTCGAAATGCTTGATCACAAATGGAGTGTGTCCAATGCCGGCGGCCGACCCCAAAGCGACAACATAGAGTACATCGTCTACACCCTATGA
- a CDS encoding DUF5309 domain-containing protein — protein sequence MAEPTHIQGTRDTLIIEQSRRIPDVDDRIYILEPNESPLTAFLTQVGKIGDGGGKFRGTALQKRGIHNPEFTEYEDQYSGVWAQINNAAGYTSGATALVVDNPGAAIFTKYDLVKVVRTGEIMRVTSVNYSTNTLTVTRGAGATAAAAILDNDWLLVIGPAFEEGSKSGDSNTTKLVKVTNYTQIFKTKFGVTLTADASKLYPAEVAKDLKYLRAKYGIEHAKKIERAYWFGEKKEVVGPDNKPLRLTGGILEAINSAGNVQDEASSGLTESEFRNFLRDYAFKFGSSEKYFFCGNIVLGYLESFSANNLRTVPGEKTYGVEVRKWISSFGALNIVRHPMFDNQYSGMGVVLDLGTVKHCPLANRDTALETSIQENDADEQVDQYKSEVGLQRTNFEKNALLKGVV from the coding sequence ATGGCAGAACCAACACACATACAGGGAACGAGAGACACTCTCATTATTGAGCAATCTCGGCGCATCCCCGATGTAGATGACAGAATCTACATTCTTGAACCGAACGAATCTCCATTGACCGCTTTTCTTACGCAAGTGGGAAAGATCGGCGACGGAGGCGGGAAGTTCAGAGGAACCGCGCTTCAAAAGAGAGGCATTCATAATCCAGAGTTTACCGAATACGAAGATCAGTACTCCGGCGTCTGGGCGCAGATTAACAACGCCGCCGGCTATACTTCCGGCGCCACCGCTCTTGTTGTTGATAATCCGGGAGCCGCAATCTTCACCAAGTACGACCTCGTGAAAGTAGTCCGAACGGGCGAAATCATGCGAGTCACTTCGGTGAACTACTCCACGAACACCTTGACGGTAACTCGTGGGGCGGGCGCGACTGCGGCCGCGGCAATTCTCGACAACGATTGGCTTCTCGTTATCGGTCCGGCGTTCGAAGAAGGTTCGAAGTCCGGCGATTCCAACACGACTAAGCTCGTGAAGGTCACGAACTATACCCAAATCTTCAAAACGAAATTTGGCGTGACTCTTACCGCCGACGCTTCGAAACTCTATCCGGCCGAAGTCGCCAAAGACCTTAAGTACTTGAGAGCCAAATACGGAATTGAGCACGCCAAGAAAATTGAGCGGGCTTACTGGTTTGGCGAGAAGAAAGAGGTTGTCGGTCCAGACAACAAGCCGCTTCGCTTGACCGGCGGAATCTTGGAAGCGATCAACTCCGCGGGCAATGTCCAGGACGAAGCGTCCTCGGGCTTGACCGAATCGGAGTTCCGAAACTTCCTGCGCGATTACGCCTTCAAGTTCGGCTCGTCCGAGAAGTACTTCTTCTGCGGCAACATTGTTCTGGGTTATTTGGAGAGTTTCTCTGCGAATAACTTGAGGACAGTTCCCGGCGAGAAAACCTACGGCGTGGAAGTGCGCAAGTGGATCTCCTCGTTCGGCGCGTTGAATATCGTTCGGCATCCAATGTTTGATAATCAGTACTCCGGCATGGGCGTGGTGCTTGACCTCGGAACGGTTAAGCATTGCCCGCTTGCCAACCGCGACACGGCATTGGAAACGAGCATTCAGGAAAACGACGCTGACGAGCAGGTGGATCAGTACAAATCCGAAGTCGGTCTTCAGAGAACGAACTTCGAGAAAAACGCGCTTCTCAAAGGAGTCGTCTAA